GTCCACGTTATCGAAGAAATACACCTTCGCCCTCTTCTTCCGCTTCCGCTCGTCGAGCTCGTTAAGATAAAGGTGGGAAAGGGCGTTCCTGAGCGCCTGCGCGCCGAGAGCCGACCCGCCGATCCCGATCACGGCCAGCGTCGAGAAGCGGTCCGCCACCGACTTTCTGAAGAGATCGATGGAGCGCGCGATGGAATCGTCATAGGGAATTTCGAGAAAGCCGAGCTTGGCCTCGGCCTTCTCGCGCGCCATCCTGTTGAGCGCCTCGGCGGCCAGGTCCCGTAGCCCCTCAAGTTCTTTCGGGGCTATGCCGTGTTCGGGGCCGATGGCCCCTTCCATGAAGTAATTATAATCGAAACGTATCATGCGTTTCCTCCCGCTGACTTTTCTCCGAGCCCGGGCTCTACATGCTCCAGGAACAGGGTTGTTGCGCCGATCGTCCCCAGGTTCAATGCCATAAAACCCAGCAGCGGCACAAGACTCAGGACCCAGAACGCAAGCCCCACACCCATCGTCATGTAGCGATAGCGCCAGAGCAGTCCAAGCTTGCTTTTAAAAACGAACCGGCGACGCTCAAGCGGGAAGTCGAAAAAACCGAAGCCGAAAAAAAACAGCGCGGACGCGAAACTCAACACGGAATAGAGCAGCCCGCCCGCCACGGGAACCAGGTTAAGGAACAGAATGAGCACGTTGAACGCCACCAACATAAACAGGAGCTTGATGGTGTTCGCGGCTATCCTCGAGACGTCATCAAGAATCAACCGGAGCGTAAGCGATTCCTCATGTTTTCCGCCGCCGAGGAGCTCCTCGACCCTGGCCGAGAGAGGATCGTTGAACGGCGCGGTGATGATGCTTCCCGCAATGGAATATAACAGGACCAGAAAAATTGTGAGCGCCGCGAGCAGAAAGGGCGTCGCCATCAGGCGCAGCAGGGCGAGATACCACGCATCCCCCTGTGGAACGAGCGAGACGAGCGCGGGATATACGTGTGTCCACGAAAACCAGACCAGGGCAGAGAGCAGGGCAATATTGACAACGAATGGGATGATGAAATACCGCTTGAGCCCTTTCCGCTCACGGACAAGGCCGAGCGCGCGGAAAGGGGCTTGAAATCCACTGGCGAAAAGCGCCAGGCCCTGGCCGTTGACTTTCTTATTCATGATTGTGCCTTTCCTGTCATCCAACGAAAGTGTGGAACGGAAGTGTACACGCCGTTTTTCCGGATGTCAAACAAAATACGCACGCCGGTAACGGGTCAGCGCTTGCGGGCGGCCGATTCGGCGCGGCGGAGGCGGTTCATAATCGCCCTGCCAAGACCGTTCTCGGGCACCGATTCGGCGATGATGATGTCGAGCCCGCGCGCATCAAGCTCGTGGAGGCAGGAAAACAGTCGCGCGGCGGCCTCGCGGAGGTCTCCCGAGGGGGAGAGTACCTCTACATGATCGTACGCGAGCACGTCGCGCGGCCGGCGAAACGCGAGCAGCCCGGCGCTCCCCGCGACACCGCCGGCAACGGCCGCATCCGCGACGATCCGAACGGGCGTGCGCGGAGAATAATGCGAAGTCGTCTGCCCCGGCGCCTGGGGGATCGCGTTGGGTCCGCTCGCGTCGTCGACCCTGCCGATCAGGTTTTCTATCTCCTCGATGGCCAGGCCGCCGGGACGCAGGAGGAACGCCCGCTCCTCGTCGATCCTGAGTATGGTGGACTCCAGGCCCACCGCGCATTGTCCACCGTCCAGTATCATGTCTACCGAGTCGCCGATCTGGGCGACCACGTGTCCGGCGATGGTGGGGCTGATATAGCCGAACGGGTTCGCGCTCGGCGCCGCGATCGGCCTCCCGGTCCGCACGATGAGCTCGAGGGCCACCGGGTGGGCGGGCATGCGCACCGCCACCGTGGGGAGCCCGGCGGTCACGATATCGGGAACGATCTCCTTTTTTTCGAGGACCAGCGTCAGCGGTCCCGGCCAGAAGCGTTCGATGAGCGCGCGCGCGCGAAGGGGCACCGCTACGGCAAGGGCCTCGAGATCCTCGAGCCGGGCGATATGCACGATGAGAGGATCGAACGAGGGTCGGTTTTTGGCCTCGAATATCCGTGCGCACGCGACAGGATTGAGCGCATCGGCCCCCAGGCCGTACACGGTCTCGGTCGGAAAGGCCACGATGCCTCCCGAGCGGAGTATCCCGGCCGCCCTCTCGATGTTTACCTCGCTCGCCTGCACCACGTTCGTCACGCCGCCGCTCCGAAGATATGTATAATTATGGACAAAAAACGTTTCACCTGCGATACACACCAGTGGTATGCAGTGTGTAAAAACAATCAAATCAATTAGGGACGCCATGGCAAAAAAACCGGTGAAGATACTCTTTCTCTCGTACGTATATCCCCCTAAAACGATCGGGGGCATACAGACCTACATACGCGATCTGACCGCCCACGTAGCGGCTCAGAATCCCCCCACGTTCACGCTCATCAATCCCGGCGGGTACGCCTTTCTGGCGTTGTTCATACCCTATTCCATCTTCAAGGCGATCAGTCTCATCCGCCGCCACGGCATCACCCATTTCCATGCGGCAAGCGGTCCGCACTGCTTCCAGGCGCTGCTCATTAAAAAAGCGACCGGCGTAAAAACATCCATCACCATCCACGGCCTCGACATCATGATCGAGACGCTTCGTCTTGACCGGGCCATCGCGTTCTTTGTTCGCCGGCTCGATCGCGTCATCTGCGTGAGCAACGCAACCAGGCTTGAATGCGTCAGACGTGGTGTCCCGCCGGAAAAATGCGCGGTCATCTTCAACGGCGTCGATCCAGGGGCTTTTCCGCTCGGTCGTCCACGGAAGGAACTGCGCACCCGGCTCGAGCACGATCTCGGCCTGCCACCCGGCAATCGAAAGATCCTGCTCGCCAACGGCCGCCTCGTTAAACGCAAAGGCGTAGAGTGGTTCATACGCTCGGTGGTGCCGCGGCTGGACCGCCGCTGTCTCTTCCTCGTTTCGGGCGATGGTCCCGAGCGGGACGCGGTCCGCGACGCCGTCTCGGAATGCGGCCTCTCCGACCGGGTACTGCTGTTAGGCAGGACGAGCGATGAGCTGTTACGGCTGCTGTACAATACGGCCGATTACTTTATAATGCCCAATGTCCGCGAGCACGGGAACATGGAGGGCTTCGGCCTGGTGATCCTCGAGGCGGCCTCCTGCGGAGCGACCGTCATCGCCGCGGACATCGAGGGGATCAGCGACGCCGTGGTCAACGGCGTCACCGGATGGCTCGTGCCCGAGCGCAACGCCGACGCTTTCGTGAAATACATCGCAAAGGCCCCGCTCTCGCCACGGAAGGTGGCCGACGCCATACAAAAGCGCTTCGACTGGCGGGTGATCGCGGCGCAGTATATCGATGAGATCCGCAGAGCGTAACATGGCCACGCTCAACAGGTTTTTTACATGCGGAGCACACTAATGGCAAAGCGAGGCTATTCAATGAAAAAAAGAGCGATTTATTTTTCGGCACTTCTATGCTCCACGGTTTTGACGGCCGGCCCGGCGCTCGCCGCCGGAAATTTCGGCCTCGGTTTCGTGCTCGGCGACCCTTCGGGAATCACGGCGAAGTATTTTTTAGGGGACGATCACGCCCTGGCGGCGGGGATCGGCGACACCGCGGGCCACGGCTTCTACCTCAATGTCGATTACCTCAAGCACTTTCGCGGCATCATTCCCGCACCGGAGTTCGCGCTGTACCTCGGGGGCGGAGGCGCCTTTTACCACTATCATCGCGAACATAACAGCAGTTTCCGGGATGACGATAAAGAGGAAAACCGCCTGGAGGCCCGCGTACCCTTCGGGATAAACTATGTATTCAAACCCGTGCCCGTCGAGGTATTCTTCGAACTGGCGCCCGCGATCAGGCTGGTGCCCGATGTCGATTTTAGAATACGCGCCGGTCTGGGCGCGCGCTATTACTTCTGACGGTGAGGCTTCCGTGCGCCTTATTCTGGTACGCCACGGCGAAACCGTTTGGAACCGCGAAAACCGCGTCCAGGGAAGGAGCGATACGCTTCTTTCCGATAATGGAATCGGCCAGGCAGAACGGCTTGCCGAAAACATGGGATGCGAGCAAATCGATCTCATAGTGACCAGCCCTTTACGGCGCGCCGCGGAGACCGCGTCGATCATCAACCGCCGCATTAACGCGCCCCTGGAACTCGACGCGGACCTCAAGGAACTCGATCAGGGAATGTTCGAAGGGATGAGCTTCGGGGAGCTTGCGCGCGATCACGGGGACTTTCTACGAAAATGGGCCGCCGACCCCGCCTCGGTCGTAATCCCCGGCGGCGAATCTCTCGCCGCGCTTCAGGAAAGGGCCTGGCGCGCCGTTTGCCGGATCACCGTGTCGTGCGACAATGCGCTTGTCATATCACACAACTTCACCATTACTACCATCCTCTGCAAGATTCTCCACATGCCCCTTTCTGATTTCAGGCGGATACGGCTGGACAACGCGTCGAAAACGATCGTCGAGGCCGCCGAAAGCGTGTTCCGGGCGATCGTCATCAACGACACCGCTCACCTCAAATGAGCGCCGGACCGCTTTTTACTTTACTTCTGTTCGTCCGCCGCTATTTTTCGACCATGCATGGATGGACCGGTAAAATACTCGTCATCGACCTCTCAAATGGAACGCACATGGCACAGCGTCCCGAAAGAGCGCTGTACGAAACATGCCCGGGGCGGGGGGCTCGCCGCGCTCTTTTCCCGCAACACCACCTGGCGGGCTGCACTTGCCGGGATGCCGTCGGGAACGGTCGTACTGGTTGTATGGAAAAGCCTCGGCCTCGGAACACAGCTTTACGAGATCGTGCCGGGATTCGCCGCAAACGTCGCCGCGATAATTATCGTAAACAGGTTCACTTGCAACGCGAACGATGCCGCGCGGCGCGAGTTCGACGAGGTTGAATCGACCGTACGGAATTTTTCCTCTTGACGCGCGCACGGCGTTCCATATCATCGAGGTAACAGCAGGCGCCCCGGGGCGTTAGTAACCATTTTGAGAGGAAGGAACAATATGAAACGTATTCTTTTCTGCATCACCGCACTCGTCTTCGCAATCTCATGCGGACCGTCGGTCAATCCCCAGCTAAAGATGAAAATCGACGGGCAGTTCGCCGCGACATCAAACCAGAATTTCGGCACGGCCGCTAGGTTCAGAAAACCCATGCCCTACGCCGTCGGACAGTACGTTATACTCGGAACGACGGATTCGAGCGGGAAGCGCTCGATCAGCCGCACGATGATCGCAGGCAAAGCGGACGGAGGATGGGTCATCGAGACCGGCACACTCAACACGGCTGAGGAGACCGCCGTACAGCTTTGCGTTCGCGGACTCGAGAAAGCCGCGGCCTCGGGCA
The nucleotide sequence above comes from Spirochaetota bacterium. Encoded proteins:
- a CDS encoding glycosyltransferase family 4 protein, with the protein product MAKKPVKILFLSYVYPPKTIGGIQTYIRDLTAHVAAQNPPTFTLINPGGYAFLALFIPYSIFKAISLIRRHGITHFHAASGPHCFQALLIKKATGVKTSITIHGLDIMIETLRLDRAIAFFVRRLDRVICVSNATRLECVRRGVPPEKCAVIFNGVDPGAFPLGRPRKELRTRLEHDLGLPPGNRKILLANGRLVKRKGVEWFIRSVVPRLDRRCLFLVSGDGPERDAVRDAVSECGLSDRVLLLGRTSDELLRLLYNTADYFIMPNVREHGNMEGFGLVILEAASCGATVIAADIEGISDAVVNGVTGWLVPERNADAFVKYIAKAPLSPRKVADAIQKRFDWRVIAAQYIDEIRRA
- a CDS encoding EI24 domain-containing protein produces the protein MNKKVNGQGLALFASGFQAPFRALGLVRERKGLKRYFIIPFVVNIALLSALVWFSWTHVYPALVSLVPQGDAWYLALLRLMATPFLLAALTIFLVLLYSIAGSIITAPFNDPLSARVEELLGGGKHEESLTLRLILDDVSRIAANTIKLLFMLVAFNVLILFLNLVPVAGGLLYSVLSFASALFFFGFGFFDFPLERRRFVFKSKLGLLWRYRYMTMGVGLAFWVLSLVPLLGFMALNLGTIGATTLFLEHVEPGLGEKSAGGNA
- a CDS encoding L-threonylcarbamoyladenylate synthase, whose translation is MTNVVQASEVNIERAAGILRSGGIVAFPTETVYGLGADALNPVACARIFEAKNRPSFDPLIVHIARLEDLEALAVAVPLRARALIERFWPGPLTLVLEKKEIVPDIVTAGLPTVAVRMPAHPVALELIVRTGRPIAAPSANPFGYISPTIAGHVVAQIGDSVDMILDGGQCAVGLESTILRIDEERAFLLRPGGLAIEEIENLIGRVDDASGPNAIPQAPGQTTSHYSPRTPVRIVADAAVAGGVAGSAGLLAFRRPRDVLAYDHVEVLSPSGDLREAAARLFSCLHELDARGLDIIIAESVPENGLGRAIMNRLRRAESAARKR
- a CDS encoding histidine phosphatase family protein encodes the protein MRLILVRHGETVWNRENRVQGRSDTLLSDNGIGQAERLAENMGCEQIDLIVTSPLRRAAETASIINRRINAPLELDADLKELDQGMFEGMSFGELARDHGDFLRKWAADPASVVIPGGESLAALQERAWRAVCRITVSCDNALVISHNFTITTILCKILHMPLSDFRRIRLDNASKTIVEAAESVFRAIVINDTAHLK